The genome window aGATGTTTTGTATAAATAACATAATTCATTATGAATTCAAAACTGCAGGTGCTTGAACAAGGCTGCAATAATCTTACCAAGTCCATCGGAAGAAGAACAGAAATTGGATAAGTGGCACCTTTGCAGCGTGAGAGAAGTAGAGGACACCAAAGTCTGCCTTCGAATGGCTCCATTGTGTATTACCTTGATAGTCTGTGGATTTGTCCTCTCCCTCGGGAACACCTACTTTCTTGAACAAGCAAATCACCTAAATCAAACACTGGGCCGCCTCAGAGTTAACAGCatcatcttctttttcttctctttCGGTGCAAGTATCATTTCTACACGCATCTACCTCTTTGCCAAAGGATGGTCAGCCAAAGAGAAGAAAAAGTATTTCCCAATACTAGGAATAGGTCTCGCTTTAGTTACTTCCATTTTGTGCTGCATTACTGCTGCAAAGGTTGAAACACGAAGATTAAAAGTGATAAGTAGCAAACCTGATCTACTAACAGACAACCCTTCCAAAGATACTAAAATTTCGATGTCAATGTTCACCTTGGTTCCACAATACCTACTTCTTGGAGTGTTTAATGGAATTTCATATACTTGCTATGAAGAATTATTCAAGACCAGATATCCATCAACTATGGACAAGTACATACAGTATTTTACAACAGGATTGACAGGTATAGGAATTGCAGCTAGTTACTTGTCGGTGTATATAGTAGGAAAGGTGAGTGAGAATGGAGGATCGAAGACAAATTGGTTCAAGCACACATTAAACCAGTGTCGTCTGGATAATTATTATTGGACTTTGGCAGTTATCAGCTCACTCAATCTCTTTTGTTACCTTATTATTGTTGCCCTGATTTTACctgaaccgaaaccgaaaccgaaaccagCCACAAGACTACAGAAGGTGCGAGAAATGCTCTGTACATGTGCTCGCTGTGTGTGTAAATGTGCTcgttgtgtgtgtgtatgtacgCGGTGTTGTTAGAAAATTAACTCCACATATGAGATTCaggtaaaatattatatatatgcatgtaatttttttttgtatattcatGTAAGGGTGCCTGACAAGTCGAAATaaagttataaaataaaaatttctcaaTATATCTCAAACCCGAATATTTGGCCTCCGTGAACAACTAGGCTGAATTACTCACCAAAACAAGTCTGTAGCTGATTATCTCCAGGAGATACGCACCATCTCCGATCAACTCTCAATTGCAGGATCACCAACGTCTAATGAAGGTGGTGCAAATTCTGGCTGTTTAATCCTGTCTCAATAGAAATACAGCAGATCTGCTTCAGGATTCTTATATGAATGATATTAATGGTTTACAAGTAAAATTTAACCTAACAAATAATCACAGCATGGCTTCCTTCACGCGTATACCATCACCAGCTACTGCTTAAACTTGACACTCTCTCACACCTCAAAGCCATAACCAAAAGCACACTATCACGCAACAAATTGAAGTCAATGTATATTTACTGTGCAATATAAAGTAAGAATTATATACAACTGAGCCATTCATTCTTAAAGTCTTGTATTACCAATTCAGCTGTTATGTAAATTAACCTAAAGCCAGCTACTTTTGCAGCCATATATATGGAtgtgcaaaaaaatatttaataatttatgaattagctattttatatgtaaaatttgcatGAAGCcattaaaattattctttaattatttatttatttatttatttgataaagtctttttataaaaaaaattcttaaaactTATGTAATAATAATCATATCTATCCAATAGCATAACAATAAAAGTTAAAAGGACATTTATATTGAAGGTCAAAcaaatttatctatttaaagagcaaaattattaaaaaaacatcatTTAAACACTATTAAATTTAGATGacaaacaatatatattattcagcaTTCAGATATTTAATTCATTCATATCATTCCAATAATCAGATATTTTAATCAATTAGATGTAACTCattcagatttgccaaatgaccTTAACTctctaattaatatattttttatatttaaaaataatagctGTGGTTCTGCACGGTTTACACGTTGGAATGTTTGTACTTCACCATCTATAGACTTGTATAACAGATACAATGCAGTGGAAGGCAGGGTGGCagtttcgggtaacgggtcgtgttcgtgtcagcaatcgggtcgatttcgagttgatttcgggtcaagctaaaatcacttaaaattgaataaaacttaaaattgaaattattagaaacaaaattagaatttcgggtcatgtcgggtccatttcgtgtcaaaacgggtgattttcgggtcactttcgggttttgtctcagtaaatcgggttacgggtttgggtcgggttcgggtcgggttcgggtcgggttcgggtcgtgtctgatattgccggCCCTTTTGTGCAGCTAGTGTGAAATGCCATTGAGCAAGAAAGGGATTGATACTTAAACAAAATACTGTGGATTAACTCTTATATCCCCTGAACTCCTTTTAATATACTAGGGGTTTTCTGTACTAAATAAAGTAATCCACAATAAATAAATCTGTGTTAAGCCCAAGTCCTGAGCGGAGCTATTGATATCATACAACACTTTGTGCGTATAACAGGTTTAATTTGGGCGAACATATTAAATGGGATTATAATGTGGGTGACGCAGACTTACTTGGACGAATGTTTGGAAGCTAAGTGTTGCACACGCAGCTGGTATTATCAACGTCTGGAATGGATTAACGTTCTTCTTATCAATACCTTTTGCATTCTTTGCCGACTCATTCCTTGGAAATTTCTATATGCTCCTGTTCTCCTGTTTTGTAGATACCATTATAAGTTATTTTGTAGTGTATGCTGTATACACATATCATATATAAGTgtatgtttaaatatatattatcaatatgTGTATCTATAACGCTCAATTTGTCATAAAAGAGTTACTTCTCTACTATTCAGGGGTTGATGCTTCTAACTGTGTCAATGCCAGCATTCAATATCGGACAATGTAGCAAGTATGAGCCAGAATGCATTAGTCGAACACAGAAAAACGTTTTTACATTTCTTTAGCTTTGATAGCATTGGCAGTACGCAGTCGCGTATCCCGGGTCCCATTCCTTGAAGAACAAGATGAAAAACAGAAAGAAGAAGCAACGGACAGTAACAAATAAATTGTAATTTTTGACTTCAGCTTGGGCCAACAATTAGGCTGCCTTGTCCTGGTGGTTGCTACTATAGGACGTTTTGTCTTGCCATTCTAGAAAGCAAGGATACTTCACTTGAGTGAAGAACTGCGTATGGAATACTTCACAGTGCGGGGGTGCGGCGGGGTGCGTATGGGATATGCCACGTGGAGTATCGGTGACGTTAGAGATGGGGATACGCCTTCCAATGTGATCTCCCAATCTCTCGGGCTTCTTCCAATTTCTATAACCCTTATTGACAAATGTCTCATTGTTTCCCCGAGCACCGCACTCATCTTTGAACAGGTAACAGAATAAGCAAAATGCAGCATCCTTTTGTATGCTATATTCCAACCAACTAGCATAATCTTTAAACCAAGAAACTTTAAACCTTCGCTTTTTCTTTCCAAATAATGTAAAAGGAAATACGTGGCTAACTAGTTGGAAAGGCCCATTTAGCAAATATGCTCGTCGAATTCTATCTTTCTCATTTAGAGAAATTTCGCTGATAGGTTTCCTCAGTCCCAGATCAACTTCAGTATCAgaaatatcaattttaattggAGACATATTAACTTCGGCAAGAGGAGTTGCTACTTCAGGTCATTGGATATATTAGCTTCTGAATCACTACTACTTCTGGAATCACAGGATTACTATCAGATGGTTTAAGCCTCTTATAAAATCTTTCCATGACTATGGCTCAAATactgaaataaataatataaacttaTCTATTGAAAGAGGGATTCAAGCATTTGAGATTTTATTTAAGACACCACAATTCAAGCATTTGGGATTTTATTTAAGAGACAACAATTAACATACAAAATTGAGATTGGAATTTAGAATAGAGGCAAAGACACACTTACATATGGATATGATATATAGAAATAGAATGCCGATTGCCGATGCTCTTCGGTCTTCAGTTTATCATCTTACCAAATTGCCAATGTTTCTTCAAGGTTTtaagttttaagttttaacctCAAACCCCAAACTGAGGGGCTCAAATGTATGCACATGTCTGCTTATGCTTAAGAGAATTGATCtatcatttttttaacaatatataCGGGGGCAAGTGCAGATATTTACAtaaacaaaagtaaaaaaattaaaaaaaatcaaaaataaaattattaggtGGGCACGTGACCCCAAGGGTCCTTTGTATCCGCCTCTGGATACACGGGAATACGTAAAGTGGGGTGCGGGGATACATCATAATGGCAATTTTCGTAATTTCCAgtaactttttttataaaaaaaacaatttaatttacacAATTAAAAAACGTTAATTAgtcaaaataaacaaataacataCCTGTGTGTCTATATGAGTTGTATATATATCTACTCGTGTGTTTATATAAGTTGCAGATCTCTGCATCAGGTATATTTGTATTATTGGTGAGTGTGtgtgatacacacacacatatattatttttaatattttgcctTATCCCCCGCACTTGTATccccatatttttaatttttctgaaTTCTAGAATCTCTGTATCCtgcacccgcactcatgctttCTAGCCATTCATAAAATTTTGGTCAATCAAGTTTGGCCTTACAGCAATATGTAGCTTGGTGGCACTATTCATTTTCTTAAGTGGCTTGTTTTAGCATCCCTACAAATGCAAAGGACCTCAGGGGAGCCAATTAACAACAATTATCAGTCTTTGTGGCCACTATACACAAAGAGTCCGAGAAACTCCCAAAAGATCGCAACaatgtaaaaaattttaaatgtcaGATGACCCTGTTCAGCTCACTCCTTCCCTCAGGTAGATGACACTTTAAAATTCATACATTACATCAGACAAATGTTCGTATCAATAAAATGCTATATTATTACTTTTACCTGCAGGTGCTTGGACAAAGCTTGCAAAGTCACAGTACTTCCGCCTAGCTCTGTCATATTGATTTCCCTACAGTACAAtcacaaaatacatattttagcAGTCTTTCTGAATTCCCACAGCAATAACAGAACACCGTTACTGAAGAACAAGAAGCAAAATTCAATGTAATTTCAGGCAACCCAAAGTGGCATTCATAAGTTGATCTTCTTCACAGATATTTCATCAGTTAATAAGTAAGAGTTACCTGCCACCGTCTCCAGACGCCCTCAAGCATAACAAGATGAAACAAACACAGGGATagattatgaaaatcattttttatataataattgacAAATAGCTGTGGTATGTTTTACATGTCATCCGAAGCCAATTATGCCTTGTAAATTTATAATCAACTGATGTGATGGTCCAAAATGACCTGTTTTCATGTAGTCCGGCTCTCTAAAATAatctattttgtatattttaaaaatatagctGTGGTTCTGCACGGTTTACACGTTTGACTGTTAGTAGTTCATCGTCTATGAGAAAAGAGTAGCTGCTGACTTGTATTACAGATACAATGCAGTGGAAGGCAAAGGAGAGTGCATCCACAGTAAAGGAGCATGATTATGCTGGAGTGAACTGACAATGGCAAGAAAGGAATTGATACTTGGACAAGATGTTGCAGATCAACTTTTATTCTTCCTTTAGTATAAATCCTCTCAACTTTTAATAAACTGCTGGGTTTTCTACACCAGACACATTAATCCACAATCAATAAATCTGCATTGAGCAAAGTTGTGAGCCCAGCAATTGATATCATGCAACACTTTGTGCGTATAATAACAGGTTGTTTTCCCTTTTATTCAAACACATATatagttttaattttgtattaacaaaatctgattaattattataaatttgttcTCTGTAAATTATTGTAGTATTAACGGGGCTGGACATATTAGAATCGATTATACTGTGGGTGATGCAGACATACTTGACGAATGTTTGGAAACTAAGTGTTTCACATGCTGCTGGCATTATTAATGTCTGGAATGGAATATCACTTTTCTTACCAATACCCTTCGCATTCTTCGCCGATTCCTTCCTTGGAAACTTCTATACGCTCCTGTTCTCCTGTTCTGTGGATACCATTGTAAGTAGGTTGTAGTGTATATACATATCAAGTaaatgtgtgtgtctgtgtgtgtttgtgtgttatATTTGTGTATATGCTGAAATTGTCATAAAAGAGGTACCTCTTCGCTATAGGGGTTAATGTTTCTTACTGTGTCAACACCTCCATTTAATATCGGAAAATGCAACAAGTATGATCCAGAATGCATTGGTCGAACACAGAAAACACTGTTTTACATTTCATTAGCTTTGATGTCACTGGGAGGAGCCAGTCGTGTATCCCAATTCCCATTCTTcgaagaacaagaagaaaaacAGGAAGACGAAGCCATGAACAGtaacataaaaaacaaaatttgtgACTGCAGCATAGGCCAACAATTAGGCTGCCTTCTTGTGGTCGTTGCTACAATAATAGGAGGTTTTGTCTTGCCATTCATAAAATCTTGGTCAATCAAGTTTGGCCTTACAGCAATATTTAGCCTGGTGGCACTATTCGTCTTCTTAAGTGGCTTGGTTTGGCATCCCTACATACGCAAAGGACCTCAGGGGAGCCCATTAACAACGATCATCAGAGTCTTTGGGGCCGCTATACACAAAAAGTCCAAGGAACTCCCTGAGGATC of Daucus carota subsp. sativus chromosome 3, DH1 v3.0, whole genome shotgun sequence contains these proteins:
- the LOC108213731 gene encoding protein NRT1/ PTR FAMILY 5.5, with the protein product MLFQLIAGWVNFLEAIIMWVMQTYLTDVWQLGVSHAAGIINVWNGITFFLPIPFAFFADSFLGNFYTLLISCFADAIGLGVLTLSTPRFLGPCKENKPECIGGTQKTLFYFALALIAAGIASRNVSQDQFFKEQQGETTENNKKEEICDCGLGQKLGCFFMVIVIVVSTLVLPFIQSWSVKFGFPAICSLVALLVFLNGQFWHPYQHKGPQGSPLTTFFRVFVAAISKKSMKLPEEKNLYQSDDRAELTRSLRCLNKAAIILPSPSEEEQKLDKWHLCSVREVEDTKVCLRMAPLCITLIVCGFVLSLGNTYFLEQANHLNQTLGRLRVNSIIFFFFSFGASIISTRIYLFAKGWSAKEKKKYFPILGIGLALVTSILCCITAAKVETRRLKVISSKPDLLTDNPSKDTKISMSMFTLVPQYLLLGVFNGISYTCYEELFKTRYPSTMDKYIQYFTTGLTGIGIAASYLSVYIVGKVSENGGSKTNWFKHTLNQCRLDNYYWTLAVISSLNLFCYLIIVALILPEPKPKPKPATRLQKVREMLCTCARCVCKCARCVCVCTRCC